ACTCTACCGGTCGACCACCAATCGCACCATTTCCGGTGTCTGTGGTGGCATTGGTGAATACTTAGGCGTCGATGTTGGCCTGGTGCGGGTATTATGGCTGCTGTCGCTCTTTTTCACGGCAGGCATATCGCTGTTTATCTACGTCGGAATGGCAGTGTTCGTACCGGAGGAGTCGGCTGAACAAGCTGCCGGCAAAGCGCCGGCCACTACGACCGATCTCTGGCTAAAAGTGAAGGAAAACCGGACCCTTGTTTTTGGTAGTCTGTTGATGCTGGGCGGCCTGATCTTGCTGCTCAACAACTTCGACTTCCTGCCCTGGCGACTGGAGCATATCTGGAACACCTTCTGGTCCCTCTTCTGGCCGCTGGTATTGATCGGCGGTGGAATCGTATTATTGCTCAGCATGACCGGTCGGGCACCCGACTGGAGCAGGCTTCAGAAAATCGGTGCCGGCCTGCCCTTGCGACGGTCCCGCGAGGACCGTATTATTGCCGGGGTCTGTGGCGGTCTGGGCAACTACCTGAAAGTCGATCCGATGGTCGTTCGAATCGCCTGGGTTGTGCTTTCCTTCCTGACCATCGGCACAGTTGGCGTATTGCTCTATATCGTTGCGGCCGTGTTCATTCCCATGGAGGACTAAACGCGGACCAGCCAATCCCTACTTTCCTTGGTTAAGCCGGAATTTCAACCAGATCAGCCATATCTGGAAGAGGTTCCGGCTCTTGGATTGCGCAGCAAATCCTCAGGTGGAGAGTGGGGAAGTCCCATACATGTCCCATATTGTCAGTGTGCCGCCCATTGATGTATAATCGCTCCAGTCGAATAACCTCGATCTTGAGGAGAGTAATCAATGTTCGGAGTCGTTGTGAGATTTGTAGGTGGATTCCTGGTGGGCGCTGCGACCGGCGCCGTCACGGGAATCCTGCTTGCCCCCAAAAGTGGGGAAGCGCTGAAACAGGACATCGATAACTACTGGCACGAAGTCATCGATGCCGGCAAACAGGCGGAAATGGAGCGTCGCATCGAGTTGAACCAACAATTCGAGCAAGCCAAACGCTTCAATTCAACGGGTTATTGAACCCATCGATGGGCTGACACGCGGGGCAGAAGTGGGTACTCCGCTGTGCCACCTTGATTTTCTGCACGGTAGCCCCGCAAACCGGACAAGGCTTGCCTGTCAACCGATAGACCTGGTGCCGCTGTTGAAACCTGCCCTGCACGCCGTTGGGGCGCCGGAAGTTTGTAAGAGTGCTTTGCCCCAAAGTACTTCCTCCCTCCCGTATCGCTTCAGCAAGGATTTGCCGTACCGAGGCATACAGTCGATTACAATCGGTTAGAGTCAGGGTAACCCCTGGTCGCAGAGGGTGAATGCCTGCTCGAAACAGAGCCTCGTCGGCATAGACGTTTCCAATGCCGGCAACGACTTGCTGATCGAGCAACAGCGCCTTGATTGCCGTGGTCCGGTGTTGGATCATGCCAAGCAGATCGATGGGGGAAAACTCGTCGCTCAACGGCTCTGGCCCCAGCTTTCCAAGAACAACATCCCGGTCCTGCACCAGATAAAACCGCCCAAACTTGCGAACGTCCTGGTAGCGCAACTGTCTGCCGTTGTCCAGATCGATCAGGACATGCGTATGCTTGTCCACAGGAGTCTGCCGATCCTCCACCCACAGCTTGCCGGTCATCCGAAGATGCAGTAACAACGACGAGCCATCATCCAGAGGGAAAATCAGGAATTTTCCCCGCCGCTCGGTATTGATGATCTGGCGGCCGCGCAGGGCCGCGTCGAAGACTTCGGGGC
The sequence above is drawn from the Chloroflexota bacterium genome and encodes:
- a CDS encoding PspC domain-containing protein; the protein is MAEESYTIVDGEAKELPGGKRLYRSTTNRTISGVCGGIGEYLGVDVGLVRVLWLLSLFFTAGISLFIYVGMAVFVPEESAEQAAGKAPATTTDLWLKVKENRTLVFGSLLMLGGLILLLNNFDFLPWRLEHIWNTFWSLFWPLVLIGGGIVLLLSMTGRAPDWSRLQKIGAGLPLRRSREDRIIAGVCGGLGNYLKVDPMVVRIAWVVLSFLTIGTVGVLLYIVAAVFIPMED
- a CDS encoding YtxH domain-containing protein, which codes for MFGVVVRFVGGFLVGAATGAVTGILLAPKSGEALKQDIDNYWHEVIDAGKQAEMERRIELNQQFEQAKRFNSTGY
- the mutM gene encoding bifunctional DNA-formamidopyrimidine glycosylase/DNA-(apurinic or apyrimidinic site) lyase, which gives rise to MPELPEVENTVRDLRPHLVGRRIEGAQVFWSRLLHDLSPEVFDAALRGRQIINTERRGKFLIFPLDDGSSLLLHLRMTGKLWVEDRQTPVDKHTHVLIDLDNGRQLRYQDVRKFGRFYLVQDRDVVLGKLGPEPLSDEFSPIDLLGMIQHRTTAIKALLLDQQVVAGIGNVYADEALFRAGIHPLRPGVTLTLTDCNRLYASVRQILAEAIREGGSTLGQSTLTNFRRPNGVQGRFQQRHQVYRLTGKPCPVCGATVQKIKVAQRSTHFCPACQPIDGFNNPLN